The DNA window ATAATGTAACTTACAATGTAAAAATAGTTGTGTAAAATACACCATGTACATTTGATGGATTTTACATATGATTGAAGAAATGATTGAAGAGAAGAATCGAATCAAATCATCCTTAGTGCTTACACTAACTGCGACATCAAAGTTATTATATTTAGATCAGCCTTTCCTAACCAAAATAGACCTTTAATGCACTTTAGGCTAACAACCAGCGCCAATTAAATCCTATGACACTTGAATAACCATTGTTCTTTAAACAATGCTAACTTATTCGGGCTGCTTTTCGACTTTTTTTCTAATTACCTAAACTCTAGTTACGCGTTCTGGTTAAGTTGCAGTTTACTGGACTCCGCACTCCAGAGCAGACAGCGCGAGAATGAGGCTGAGTTTGTATCTGCTTGTAGCCATCGGTCTGGCAGAAGCGCACTGCGTATCCGTGAGATACATTCTGAATGCGCTCCAGCAAGAGCTGCACTATAGAGCGATTCTTCTGGTAGAAAGTGCGAGTGAAAGTGAACCGTGTTGGGAGCACAAGTACGTTCAAGGAGCGGTGCCCGTTCTAAGCTTCAACGCCAATCAAAGTTTGTATCTTAAGAATGCGATTAACACAAATATACTGGCACTAGTTTGCCTGAACGGAAACGAAGGACGCACCATGCAGGCTTTCTATGAGAATCTGCAGGATATGCGCGATACGCCCACCATACTGTTCGTCCTATCGGACTCCGAAGTCCAGGATGTCTTCCTGGAGTGTCTGAGCCGCAAAATGCTCAATGTGTTGGCCTTCAAAGGCTCGAACAAGGAGATCGTCTACAGTTTTCGGGCTTTCCCCGAATTCCAAATCATAAAACGCAATGTAAAGGACATCCTTCGCTACTTCGAGCCCCAACTCAAAGATCTGGGTGGCTTTTCCCTCAGTACTCTGCCCGACAACATTATCCCGCGCACTGTGGTGTCCAGGAGCCCGGATGGAAGTCGCCAGCTGGCAGGGTATCTCTACCCCTTCCTGCGGAACTACGTGAGCACCATCAACGCAACTCTCAGGATCTGCTGGCGTCTGGTGCCCGAGGACGGCCCCATCCAGTTGGGGGAAGTGGTCAGGCTCTCGGAGAACCATAAGGTGGACTTCCCACTGGGCATCCATGGCTTGGAGCACGGCTCGACGAGCCAGAACGTTCCGTTGGAGATCTCCAGCTGGTTCCTGATGCTGCCCATGGAACCCAGTCTTCCTCGGGCTCAGTTCTTCATCATGTTGGGTTTCGAGAAACTAACGCCaatgctgctgatgctgacCATCCTGCTGAGCAGTGCCCATCGCATCGAGATGGGCTTGCGACCCAGCTGGCGCTGCTACGTCCTGGCGGACCGAGTCCTGCGAGGAGCACTGGCACAGGCATTCTTCCTACCCCGCAGGCTCTCCTTCAATCTAATGCTTGTGTACGCGCTCATCCTGCTGAATGGATTCACTTACAGCAACTATGCCACCTCCCTTCTGGAGACGTGGTTCGTGCATCCCCCATGGGGGCAGCAAATCTGCAGCTGGGAGCAAATGCGCGCCTTGAACCTGAAGGTCCTCATTGTTCCCT is part of the Drosophila yakuba strain Tai18E2 chromosome 2R, Prin_Dyak_Tai18E2_2.1, whole genome shotgun sequence genome and encodes:
- the LOC6532061 gene encoding uncharacterized protein LOC6532061 gives rise to the protein MRLSLYLLVAIGLAEAHCVSVRYILNALQQELHYRAILLVESASESEPCWEHKYVQGAVPVLSFNANQSLYLKNAINTNILALVCLNGNEGRTMQAFYENLQDMRDTPTILFVLSDSEVQDVFLECLSRKMLNVLAFKGSNKEIVYSFRAFPEFQIIKRNVKDILRYFEPQLKDLGGFSLSTLPDNIIPRTVVSRSPDGSRQLAGYLYPFLRNYVSTINATLRICWRLVPEDGPIQLGEVVRLSENHKVDFPLGIHGLEHGSTSQNVPLEISSWFLMLPMEPSLPRAQFFIMLGFEKLTPMLLMLTILLSSAHRIEMGLRPSWRCYVLADRVLRGALAQAFFLPRRLSFNLMLVYALILLNGFTYSNYATSLLETWFVHPPWGQQICSWEQMRALNLKVLIVPSELNTMTKALGREFVESNSDLFELSDSARFQDKRLAMDQSYAYPVTFTLWPMLEHAQIRLPKPEFRRSREMVLIPLLIMAMPLPKNSVFHKSLNRYRALTQQSGLYEFWFKRSFGELVALRKLHYKVDDGRQSYRDLEWQDFSYVWLGLVAGSIASILVLLGEMGYHRWQSGRIQH